Genomic segment of Gigantopelta aegis isolate Gae_Host chromosome 10, Gae_host_genome, whole genome shotgun sequence:
AAACCCCACCTGAACTATTTTGACAAAACTGACATCATAAAGTGGATTGACAGACTACAAATGCCCTACTTAATCCAACAGGACAAGGCATGAAAATAGAACTGATGAAAAGCAAACTGAACATAAATAcaggtaaaaataaaacagtcaaaataaattatgctaTACATAgacatttgtaaataaactaCTTGACTAGAACTTCATTGTCCCGGTGGACTACAAttgtagtaaataaataaaaacaaataaataaatgcagtgAATAATGAGCAAATACACACAACAGGTAATCTCATAATTCATATACATGACAAAATCTTTCAAAAACAAGTCTTTTACCgataaaaacacatttataatGAAATTCGTATTCACTTTGCTTTCATTGTCTGAATAATtccaagtggattattatttcattatgacaTCTATATTCAAAAGTTTTAAGtgaatgtaaatatatgtatatatatatatatatatctaatgcATGAATTTAAtgcacaaaacaaataatttaatatatggaataataaatattcttacaaataataaacaatatataaatctAGCATGGAATGCACAATAAACttgatataaatatacaataaataaaactgggAGCACCAACAAGTTCACATATTTAACAGCTAACTAACACTTAGTATAGAAGCAAAAATTGGATGGGACAGCCAACTTTTGATTTGTACTCGATATCCAGTGTTCATCTGTACTTTAAATCCAGATCCTAAACTTCAGTAAAAATACGACACAACTTTTTTTTCCCTTctaacatacaaaattattaaatatttcagttaCATAATTTCCGACCAGAATTTCAATTTACTTTACTCATCTCAGCCagatggtctgtctgtccaagacaaaTCAAGTTTATCATTTACTGGTAGTAGTTAGCAGGAGAGAAGTAGGCACAGTGGCAAACAAGCTGCACAATCAATCTGGTTTGAaaccagtacatgtattaaagtaCGAACTCAGCATCTACTAACCTAAATCTCATGAGATAACTATTTctgttaataatataaattatcctgtaacttacccatgatatccatgtcataaacccatgtgataattttagtgtattaacccggttaataatggtatgcaaatttgcaaggtctctaggtaatgtgttgctgtggatgggtcatttgctttcaagccaacaagacctgtgtacctgagtgcaacgttttcaaagaaatagttaaaatgcgtgacatccaactaatttgtgctaatcgtgatgacgtcatattaccgatggcggcgactttagtactgtgatttactaaaaatatttttattaaaatgttattttagaagtattataggataaatagaattcactactcgtgttttttaatatgtaaaatatcaacctcatctagtcaatcggtatttgtctcggcagagccttgacaaataccgattaacagactttgttgatatttttccatattaaaaaatactcatgacgaatcctctatgtatACTTTTATCAGACATCTACACTGATAGAAAGAAACAAGGGAACTCTTAGTAGTAGGGCTcagatttaatttattaatcacacaGTAGGGTCTGTATAACAATCAAAGACGTAATGTGGGATTGTATGTCAATAGCATTGTTAACCCTTACATAGTATGACAGCGCGCAGTACACTGTCAATTTAATTATGGGGTGGACGTGATGGCACGCTGTGCACCCATATTACTGTAACGTCATAAAAAGTCCCAATTCATTAAGTCATTTCAGCACATACATAAAAAGGTTCATTTTCTGAAgctatggatgagggttttagttgcagtcaagtacatgtattacagtttaatATATGATCCCTTATCTTTccccatcagtatatatatgatataaagAATACAAAgcacttgaaaaaaaaaagagaaactatttgtgaaatattcattttgtttgctgtttatgaaatatttattttgtttgctgttTATGAAATATCCACTGTTCCTTCTCTACAGAAAcctaattataaatataacaaattacAAGAACTTTAAAGGAAATGGGAAAAAAGTACTTATGAAACAAACATGGAGTCTGAGTACAATCTTTTTCATAACATTTCACAATGGCCCCAGCCAATGAATTCATCATCATGAAGGCACTTCCTATAGAAAATATGGCACCTGATCCAGTGTGGTACAAAATTTGAATTGTAATTCAAATTTTTAAtccttttaaaacattatacagGATTTTCACCAATATTAGTAACAACAGTTCTTTCTGTACACCATcagtattaatttaataatatattatttgaacaCCAACAACACATGTACGAGCAAATTGAGTACATTTTCCATAAGCACTAAATATTAAACCATGCACACCACtgacaaaatatgtaaaaaaaattcaccataAATTACATCAATACCATTTCTgctaaatgtaaaaacaaatgagcagaattttaaaatcataataCCACAGAATCTATTGTACTAAAGAAACAATGGCCTGATTCACTGACATATTTTCTTTACTTCTTaagaacagaattaaaaaatatatataagtctgtaaacaaatgttttattaacaattgATTTATAACACTAATAAAGACCTAACCTGACTCACTatattaaagaatttttttaattgttcttCAATAAAACTTGAGATATATGCATACTCTGAAATTTGCTGCCATTTTatcattgttttgttgaacataTAGCCAAGATTCTTAGATATCTTAATGTTCTTAGATAACTTTAACATTATAggacatatttcatttaatgaatttctttcactaaaaaacatttaatttgcgACTGTACAGCAAACTTCTATACCAGTTATTTTCAAATGACGTTTACTCATAATTAAATGCTGGCATATTTGTTTGCTTGAATAATTGCTAAATTATCAGTTATATCTTTAGGTTATATGTTAAAACAGTTATATTACTGCCAACTGTGGTAgctagatacatgtatttagcaAGATGTTTTGCTGTGACAGTACCAATATCCAGTAATAGTGCCACACAGTGACTTCAGCACAAAGGAAaattggctactgggtgtcagacAAAACTTTTACAGTATATAAAtgaatcaacaaaaaaaaaactttttcttttttttataatttgcacCATAACTCACATGCTTTTGCACGTGATTACAGTGTTAATTAAAGAATCAGACTGAAAAACTGTTGACAATAAACACAACAAGTAGAGGTAAAAGTTTAAGCTGATACACACTAAGAATGTAAAATAATAAGACATGTAAAAGTGTATACTCAAAGACCTTTACTGTAATTCAAGTGCAATTAGAATAGGATACATGATGAAACGTGATAGTTTGGTATACTAAAACGTATACAtactttattacaatagtaaCTATATCCTCAATGATTTGACTAGAACGAGGGGCGTAGCGTGGTTGGGGCCATCAGAGCCATTGCCCTGGGCACAAAAACTCTGGACtagtggaagggactcggggagtgctaataATCCACTGGTTACGGGGCGCAATACTCGCCTTGCCCTGGGCACTGGCAACCCAAGCTACGCCACTGTCAGACTACATCAAAAATCTTTCTTTCACATTATTTTAATCCAagccaatcaatcaatcaatcaacacaTACTTACTAaagattcaagcatgcctgCCATGGGTAAATCAATGGAGATCCCTTAAAAGATCTACCTAAGCCAAAATCCAAACCCAGTACTCTTCAAAAAGCATTTGAGATTAAATAATGCATTGGACAAAGCAACTTACAAAATACAGAAAACATACAAGCCACTTTGTTCACTCTCAAACAGTAAACTCATTATTATGCAATAAGTTGCCAACTACAGCAAAATTAAAGAAATGTTGTTTTGCTGTACAATGAAAGagttacttaaaaataaaaataaacttaactaTTTGAACTTTAGAGTGACTAGACACACTTGGAATGTGCAGAAATTAACAtttaaagcaaaaacaaaacaccaccaaGAGAAGTGGTAGTGCAGATAACTTCCTAGTAACCTGAACAACAGTTTGACTTACTTTGATGCATGATTAAGATTACGATTTTCTCAATTCAATGGAAATCAGATGTGACTGGCCTGTTACTAGATCCAACTAATGTAATGCTATCGAATGTCCAGATGACCCTGCATTTGACCCATCAATATGTgaaatgtagctcagtggtcgAGTGTTCACCTGTGATTGATTGTAGAATCAATCACCATTGATCAACTTGggcttctctctctcctccacACTCCCATCCcatctatggaaaagtgcatagaAAATACCCCTTAATGCTTTTCAACAGGAATATCATATGTGgtggaagcaggtttcctctctaattctTAAAATCAAGtctcaaaataaccaaatggtaaacaccaaacagccttaatgtaaaatgtatttatgtgtcattcagcaaaatatttctttcctagACCAATTGAATCTTACAGCTGGTTATGCATTCAGAATGACTATTTGCAATGAAAGGTCAcctgaacaagaaatagcattGGCTATGTCTAAAAAAGTGTGTCCAAGACAGATGAAGAATGTACCAATATAATACCCATTCAGTCACCAAGTTAAATACCTTGAAGAATTCttccatttatatttaattagcCAAAATACATGCACAATATGAATGAGATGCAAAGATGAAACTTGATAATTTGGTTTAGTTTACAAACTGCTACGTGTTTAAATGTTGAAAAAGAATAAACGGTATCATTGATAAAACACAAACCCCAACAAGGCAGCCAGAATTATGCCATAACAATTAAATGATGCTTTATCTGTGTGCCAATCAAAACATTTAAGAGACAGTAAATAaattaacactgaaaacagaaaacTGTTAACTGTTAAATGAACgttaaaacataacaaaaatgtataactgatatgtttcattaaacaaaaaacccagatttaaacaaaataaataggagaaacatttttcacaaatgCTTAATATTTTTTGCACTAGTTAAACCATGTTTTGCAAAATACCAAAAACTAAAATGAGAATAAATGTCAAATACTAAAATGAATCaatgtaacatacatgtaggttggAAGTGACCAGtctattgtatataaaatgtacttAATGTCACCTTCTGTAAAAGTCCCCCAAAATAATGCACAGTATTTCTGGTTAAATGTTACAGTTTCTTGCCCAAAATATTCATTTCTATTTATCAGGTGTGTTCTTGACTGGGTTGTCTTTTTGTGTTTAGAAACTTGATAGGGCTTTGATGTGATCATTTGACAAACACCAACATACTGATGATTCTGGGGTTTTGTAATCACAATCCCAGTGCATTATCAAGCTGTATGATTTCAGAACACTTGTACCGATGATGAACAACTTCCACTCATCTCCAgataaagattaaattttttttgaaaTGCAACATTCTGAAAATTACTATTTCATGCAAGAAACCAAAATTACTGTTTTATACAAGAAACCAAAATTACTGTTTCatacaaaaaacccagaaagtACTGTTTCATACAAGAAACTATAAACTTTAGACAGAAATATCACACCATAATGTAAGAGGACAAAGTATTTTAACTgaaattatcatcatcatcatcatcttttaTGTGAATCATTCAATGACTTGATCAACTCTAGTAACAATAAAATGAACAGTCACACAGCACAACATTAACAAgtgatatataattaaaatataatccaTACAGGTAACAATCAGTTTTATCTAGTTAAACCTCAATCTCCAATGACTATTTACAGAACAATAAAGGACGGGTATATGACTTGTACACTAGTCGGAAATTAATATACAATGACAAGACGACAAacctgcctccccccccccccccccaaaaaaaacccaacactcGAGCAGATAATAGTTTATGAGGTAaatctgaacaaaaaaaaacctcttagCAACATTGATCTGGGTTCCATCTGAACCTTTTATTGGGCGAGTCTATTAAggctaataaaataattctgtaGTAATAACCTTTGAGttaaagtgcacataaaaaacATCATGCTGCTGttaagaatagcctatgtggtgacaggtGGTATTATGGTATTAACTTCTCGTTGTAACCAGCCCAGACCAGCATGCTTGAAACTTTTAAATGGACATAAGCATGGACATATCACCACTATTATCATCTCTGATAATAGTTGGAACACAGTAAATAGgcattaaatatttctattaatctTGCTGACAATTATtacactaaacaaaaacaaagctaacaaacaaaaaaactgaaaTATGTTCTTGATTAAATGGTCTTCATCGGACATTTAGAAAATACTGACATGCTTATAAAAACTAACTGTTGATCATAGATCTACTAAACGTAAGGCATTGGTGGCAGAGCACTAATAATTGAGATAATAGCAGCACTAGAGGCTAATAATGAATGATTTGGGGACACCTGCTGTCTAAATAAGGACAAACAATGAGCCATTAGTgaaattttttgtaaaatgtgtaatttgtttagttttttttacttttttcaaaGAAGAATTCTGTgaattaaaatgtctttattaaaattatgcaaTATTGCTGAGAACCGCATCCATAGATCTTCATCTCCaagcatgttaaaataaaacgaaattccaaaaaaaaaattcaactgaAATTTTACTGGTAATTTACTGAATTTTTTTAACGTTTTTCACAAGTTTCATTAACGTAGAATATACAGTGAAAAATAGAGCTAAAGGTGAAACTTTAATGTTAGCTAAACACAAAGGTTGATGCCATCACTTCCAGCAGAAAAGTAATACTCATCTTTTTTCTTTGTAAGGTGAGGGGAAAAAATGCTATTATTATGAAACATTTCATTTGGCAACCTTAAAAAAATCAAGTTGCaggaaaatattaataattgggtGAATTCGACTGGAAATATGCAGACAAattcagtttatatttttaaggatTTAGCTCTTAAGGATCTGATGATATATATAGAACcagcttcatttttaattttagtgtCAAAGAGGTGCATGTCATTAGATACCTCATCAgctaacaaaacatttttgctCTTTGCTAGTTGATTAATCCAGGGAACAACTGTTCTGTTTGCACACTGGTGACACGACTTTACTTTCATGCACCTAAGAGTCAAGTGGTGAACCATTGTGTTCTAAGATTAAGAGAATCTTATTCATGTTTTCgaagaaagttttttttttaaaaatacttaatgtgcaactaatcataagtaaaattaaaaatactattccaattcaaaatatttttgtttaaaagacATCTGGAATGTTAGTGTAGTAACAGAGCCACAGTATActtgtgttaatacagtcaATACATATGTTATGAAAATACAGTTCAAGTAATCGAACAATCAGTTACCAAGGTAACAATCATGTGATATGACTTCCAGTTACTGAATTACACAGTTTTAACGTCAACAACTAATCAGTAATCTGTTATCAGTTATCATTATGCACCACAATATTTACTGTCAGACAGTAATAATCACGAtacatattgtcacagaaaagacacccccccccccccagaaaacACAAGCCACAATTGCAGTGTAAAAGATCACAGtgtaaaatacaatatacatgtagtattcaGACTTGaaatttttttcagtttacCAAAAATGAATGCTGCCATCATCACTAGAGTATAGATAAAATTTCATActtaaatactaaaatattaaaatattcaacaaaCATATACGAAAACACTATATACCACCACATGTACACATTTTGATCAGTTGAAGAGCAGGAATCTCTCTTGGAGCGAACCAACACCGTTTGGCCGTGGAAAGTTGAAGGCATCATCTTGTGTAAAGCTACTTGACTTGCTCTGAACCTTGTGCTGCAGCTTTCTTAGCAACTCTGATGCTGGTGTATTCAAAGAAAAGCCCGATGGGAACAGCCCCATCGTTGGATCAAACGCTGTACTTCCGTTTACAAATGGCTGCAACCATGGCAACCCACTGGACGTGCTCTGTTTGGGAGAAGTGAAGCCGAGGGGACTTATCTGCAAACTTTCCGACGTCACCTGTGTCGATGGTGGTGGCGAGGATGCGCTAGTGTTTGAATTGGTTTCCACGCTCGACCCGGCCTCTTTCTGCATCTGACTTTCTCGGACCTTCTTCTGTCTGAGGAGGTGCCTCTCCTTGACTTTGTACTCCAGTGTCGAGTGCGGCACGCCGAAGTAGCTTCCCGCTCGGTGCACGCTCATCTCTCCTCGTTGTACTGCTCTCACTGCCTCCATCAACAGCTGACTGTTGTACTTCCGGTACTGGCCCCGCTTCGGTCGCGTTTTCTTAATCCCTGATGAACCTGACATACTGTGCTTGTCTCGAACAGAATCCTTTCGATAGCGTTTCGGATTATGACCAGAAGAACCGATTAAATGAGACGAAGAGACAGGGATGGAGTTTGGAGGGGAGACCGACTGTTGGGAGGAATCCATGGTAAAGGATCCTCTCGGACAGTATTCGTCCGGTGTCAGAGTTCCTGAACTGTCGTCGTTAGACTGGTCATGAAACTTTAACTTCTCAGATATCGATCTCACAATAATGTCTTTCAGGGCGTCACCTATTTTACTATTCTCATAACATTTCCCCTCCAGTAGTTCAACCGTATTTTGAGCATTTGGTCCTTTTGATGAACTATTCCCAGGCTTGTAGGACGGAATGCGAAGATCAGACAAGTTAGCGGTTGTCATGCCAAGACCATAGCATGGACTAAAAGATGCAAATGGATTCATGCTACACATGGCATCATCTATCTCCCTTTTAAGCACTAGTTTAGTTTCAGAAAGTGATGTAACCGAGGCACTGTGGCATTCCATTTCCAGTCGCTGTTGAACCATTTTACGAATCAAATCTCCCAGCAAAGGCAACTTCAGTTCGGGTGAGTGAGCAGGGGTACGCAAGTTATCTCTTGCACCATTCAAATTATGCTTGCGTCGTAAAAGTTCCATCTTGCGGTCAAATTCCCCATCGAAATTCTCTGTATCGGGTTCTTTCTTGATAGGAAGTGGGAATGGTAGTGGTGGCAGATAGGTGAATGAGCTGGTCTGCATCAAGTCTGACAATTTCATGCCATTATCCGGGATGACTTCATCAGCTGAGCTTGAATCATCCAAATCCATTTGCAAATTCTCTTCAGACACCATCTTGAAAATTTTATTTCGAAGTGTTGATCTTGGAATCCCATAAAGCATGGCAGCTCTTCTTGTTCCCAACTTTCCGTCACGAATTTCAGTAACCGCTTGTGAAAGGTCGTCATTAGTGTATGCTTTTTTGCCATTcatactctctttttttcttctgcaaaataaaatgacatcatttaaaGACATTTCTTCCTCATACCActgagtttttaattctcttgGGCACATTTTTTTTGCATATAGGATTTTCCACTGACATTTTCTTAACTGCAGGAATTGCAACTCACATTTAGTTTCTTGCTTGAAATAGTGATTGTTTCATATCAAGTCAtgttaaatgtatttctttctGTATAATCATCTACAATTTCATCCTACAATCCCCACACCCAAAATCTCCAAATCTTATGTGGAGACACATAAAGGTCTATGTCCTTGATCATATGAACTGTTATGAATTGTTGAACATTATAACAGTTCAACAGTATGTATTTCTATAGTCTgttccatcctcctacaaaaaatattttgtaaataatttcagttttgtttgatgtaataagaaaattaaaagtattttggaaataacaaaaaaatgtactatcggctcagaaataaatagcgtgtagtaaatttcatagcatgaaaaaaagcATGCCCTATTATAAATGGCACTTTCAGAAATCCAGaatcataaaatgtttagtGTACACCagtcatatcaaaacattgttCAGAACTTCTATCTTCAGACATTAGAATAACCAAGAACACACTGGATGTCATTACCAAGCAAGAAACTATGCCAGTTTCAACTAGAAGTACCACATACTGTTTAAAAAGGAACCtgtaattacagaaataaaacacaaaatagcaACAATACACTCAATActccaaataaaaattaaatttaattactgtGTCACCAACATGgtgtttacaataatcatacaaAAGGCATACTATCCCAGTTAATTTActatttatctttattatgatTTCTCAAATTCAATTCAAAATGGTTGCTGAGGGAACTGAATGAAGCACATCAAGTTTTtcgtctttttcttttttaagtcaGACAGAATCGAATGATTTAAAAGAgtagaaaaaaacaagaataacactttaaaaaaaaagaagaaaagatttatgttttaaattttaagtatCGATAAAAACCTGAAAACCGGAATTAAAACTGAATATATTTCGCTGTAAttacctttaaaattaaaatcacaacATTCATGTAATCATCACTACATATCCGACATTCGTACAAATATGaagtaaaatttattaaatacttACCCGGCTAACATAAGAATTCGAGGAATTTTGAGCTCAATATGACCTTTGCTGGTGGATGGAACAGACATCCCCCCATCCTCTGTACTGGAGGGAGTCGTGGTGGTCTGTGCACTCTTTGCAACATTGTTTGATTCAAGACACTCGCGGCCAAATCCGTGTGTGTAAAACTGAGGGCAATAAGGCAACAGTTCATGCAAATTTCGAAGGCCTGCAATAAATAattgattttgttaaataatctaTTAGTAGAGTACTCTTGTGAAGTAGTAAAACAAACAGAACTATGATTATTAATGTATCCCAATTTCAAACAGGTGTAAAGgaacattatataataataataataataataataactttatttaatgagggtgacaggtttagcacaagctaatcttccacttggccctcaacaatacattgaaatactggaaaagaaaatacatatatactaagtactatactattataataatgcatacatacatgtacatattgacTAGAGAAATCTTACATTTAACAGACATCTGTTAgttgtgtaatattgacactaaagtctcaaaacataattattatatagaataaaaattaatcagCCAAATAAACATCCATGAGATATTGTTTCAGGCTGGATTTAAAGTTCGCAACTGACTTCTGGTGTCTAATATCAAGGGGTATTGTATTCCATATCTGAGCACCTGAGTAACTGAAGaattttttatatagttcagtATGAGGCCTTGgtagctgaagtttgtttttgttagaagATCTTAGGTTATAATTACAGGTTTCAGATATTGGGGTAAGGAGAGATGTAATGTATTCTGGGAAGAAGCCATTTAGTGCTTTATATACCATTATGCCGATGTGGTATTTTATTCTGTCAGGGaaaggtaaaatatttaattcccTGAACATGTCTTTAGATGGAGTTAttaatggtttgtttaaaattattctcaTTGCACGtttttgcatttttagaatttgaacCATTTGTTCCTTAGCACAGTGTCCCCAAACAGTAGCAGCAAAGTCGAGAATTGGAACAACGTATGCATTATAGAAAACTGTTTTGGCAGCTTgatttaagtatatattaagtCTCCTGAGAAGTGAGATAGTCGAGACCAATTTTGAAATCATTTTTGTAATGTGTACTGTCCAGGTCAGTGACTCATCTATATAAACACCAAGTACCTTTTGCGATTTTACTGCATTAAGTTTTTCATTGTTTAGCATAATTTGTATTGAGTGCTGCCTGGCTATTTTGTATGTTGTACTTACTAACATACATGTTGTTTTCTGAAGATTAAGAGCCAGATTGTCAATTGTGCACCACTTTTAAATGCCCAATTATGAGTTTTTCCTCGTCTGTAAGTATGCAGTAACTCCCTGCCAAATGAACCCATGTTCACTCAAACATTTCTCATGCATAGTATTGGCAATTGGTTGGAACTTCATCATCGattataatcggttggcaccaACTGATCAATGTTCGATTACACAATGGGTTAGAACTATATGAATACAAGAAGGTTTTAAATTATAAGGGTTGTGCACCTATTGCTGCATTCAAAGGGATAAAAAAAACTACACAAATGACTCATTTTACCAgtatacatgaaaacaaacaccatcTCATCATATTTATATCAATTCCATCATCAAAATAATTAAGGTTATAATTTTTCCATACAATCGataatggatttttataatcgatcctCACATCACTAGAGCTAAATCAATCAATTATTGAACATCACTACTCATGAATGCATTTATGAAGTGGATTATGACAAGGTGGCTTAGTCTTTGGTACccatatcataatatatattatttataaaaatacccATCACAATTATATAATCCATAATTAAAAGGCTTAATAACACAACCtgaaattacatcattaaatgATAACTTCTTAAAAAACAAGACAACAAAGTGCCATGTTATGTTTTGAATATAACAAGCCCTAATGTAGAATTAAAAATGTAGGTGAACTGACTTCTCCCTTTCCAGAAGAAAGGGGAGAGAAGTTTGTTAAAAAGAAgcaaagtgaacatttatcggtACATTTCACCATTCGCAAAAATTCCaaattcagggcttctagattatggtagccccactcccatggctagtgatatttaatgccgggctagtaaatatctactattgtcatgcccaatgctagtgaaaaaaagttgtcaaatgctgtatttaagtctattttgttaatataaatgCCCTGACCCAACCCCCATCACctaatcttagtgtttttaaggcccatctccctctttaggtgacattattactattggtaaaattgtattaacttaaagtaaagtagggctaatgaatttttaattgtggctagtaaattaaaaaaatcactgatcccatggctagtggattttataaaaattctagaagctctgaaaTTACATTCTCTTCTAAtcgtaatattttgatataaaatatgaCTTgcggaaataaaattaaaaaaaactattgtatttttcattaaaaacatgatataattaagtagttgataatgtgtcattatgttaaaatgaaagtaataatataTGGTACATGTTGTATTACTCAAATTACTgatattacttaaattattGACCAAGACAATGCTTGACTGGTCACTTCAAATGACAAGTGTCGATATACAGTTTGACATCAAAGTAAAAACACAGACCGACAATATGccaaatgaagtttgttttatttaacgacgccactagagcacattgattttttatcttatcatcggctattggacgtcaaacatatggtcattttgacactgttttgaagaggaaacccgctgtcgccacataggctactcttttttcgacaggcagcaagggatcttttatttgcgcttcccacaggcaggatagcacaaaccatggcctttgttgaaccagttatggatcactggtcggtgcaagtggtttacacctacccattgagccttgcggagcactcactcagggtttggagtcggtatctggattgaaaatcccatgcctcgactgggatccgaacccagtac
This window contains:
- the LOC121384777 gene encoding ligand-dependent nuclear receptor corepressor-like protein; this encodes MVDCGSAQCAQERRTFRNELLSWSKKIPMTVALETIAEELGAKDVMKDVFEPLNCLEPEELTDWEPQKECFYCSARLTLLFDIVDQMTEDVKNGKSDVDYPGLRNLHELLPYCPQFYTHGFGRECLESNNVAKSAQTTTTPSSTEDGGMSVPSTSKGHIELKIPRILMLAGRKKESMNGKKAYTNDDLSQAVTEIRDGKLGTRRAAMLYGIPRSTLRNKIFKMVSEENLQMDLDDSSSADEVIPDNGMKLSDLMQTSSFTYLPPLPFPLPIKKEPDTENFDGEFDRKMELLRRKHNLNGARDNLRTPAHSPELKLPLLGDLIRKMVQQRLEMECHSASVTSLSETKLVLKREIDDAMCSMNPFASFSPCYGLGMTTANLSDLRIPSYKPGNSSSKGPNAQNTVELLEGKCYENSKIGDALKDIIVRSISEKLKFHDQSNDDSSGTLTPDEYCPRGSFTMDSSQQSVSPPNSIPVSSSHLIGSSGHNPKRYRKDSVRDKHSMSGSSGIKKTRPKRGQYRKYNSQLLMEAVRAVQRGEMSVHRAGSYFGVPHSTLEYKVKERHLLRQKKVRESQMQKEAGSSVETNSNTSASSPPPSTQVTSESLQISPLGFTSPKQSTSSGLPWLQPFVNGSTAFDPTMGLFPSGFSLNTPASELLRKLQHKVQSKSSSFTQDDAFNFPRPNGVGSLQERFLLFN